One window from the genome of Helicoverpa zea isolate HzStark_Cry1AcR chromosome 6, ilHelZeax1.1, whole genome shotgun sequence encodes:
- the LOC124630896 gene encoding uncharacterized protein LOC124630896: MSDSSDSGNTVNSRASANVATRQKPKPMRVSTDRGKSDAVKSKIKVPAFSAEDPELWFALIEGQFSMHDVTDDFEKFTHVTNNLDLQYAKAVKDIIVHPPPKHRYEKLKSELVKRLSASHEKKVRQLLTHEELGDRKPSQFLRHLQDLAGPAVPEDFIRSIWSNRLPHNIQTVLASQPTHSLEQLADLADRIQELTAPCTVATATSTSAQRNSASEEIAELKKMVQQLTLKLDEHTRASCCSAGRPSRAQERRRSSPRHRSRSRSSYQKYPVCWYHAKFGPQAHKCDKPCDYHKAGNATGSR; this comes from the coding sequence ATGAGTGATAGCAGTGATTCCGGTAATACCGTTAACTCGCGTGCTAGCGCGAACGTGGCCACGCGGCAAAAACCAAAACCGATGCGCGTTTCCACTGACCGCGGAAAATCGGATGCggtaaaatcaaaaatcaaggTTCCTGCATTCTCAGCCGAGGACCCCGAGCTTTGGTTCGCACTGATAGAAGGCCAATTTTCCATGCATGACGTGACGGACGACTTTGAAAAATTCACGCACGTCACCAACAACTTGGATCTGCAGTATGCGAAGGCCGTGAAAGATATTATCGTCCACCCGCCGCCTAAGCATCGTTACGAGAAACTGAAATCCGAGTTGGTCAAGCGACTTTCAGCATCTCACGAGAAGAAGGTTAGACAGTTGCTGACCCATGAGGAGCTCGGCGACAGGAAACCTTCACAGTTCCTGCGACACCTGCAAGATTTGGCCGGCCCTGCAGTGCCTGAGGATTTTATTAGGTCGATCTGGAGCAACCGTCTGCCACACAACATCCAGACCGTCTTGGCTTCGCAGCCTACTCACTCTCTGGAGCAGCTTGCGGATCTGGCTGACCGCATTCAGGAGCTCACTGCACCCTGCACTGTCGCCACTGCAACTTCTACCAGCGCTCAGAGAAACAGTGCTTCCGAGGAGATCGCGGAGCTGAAGAAAATGGTGCAGCAACTTACGCTGAAGCTGGATGAGCATACGCGCGCGTCATGCTGTTCTGCGGGGCGTCCTTCTAGAGCACAGGAACGACGCCGCTCATCGCCGCGACATCGAAGCCGATCGAGGTCCAGCTACCAGAAGTACCCAGTGTGCTGGTACCACGCGAAGTTTGGGCCTCAGGCGCACAAATGCGACAAACCCTGCGACTACCACAAGGCGGGAAACGCGACGGGCAGTCGCTAG